CAATGCATTGTGGTGGCCATCGATGCCAAGCGCCGGTCTGAGGAAGATGCTTTGCGCTTGGGCGCCAACGGGGAGCCCGTGGGCCCAGGTTGGGATGTGTACAGCCACGGTGGCCGCAAGAACACTGGGCTCGATGCCTTGGCTTGGGCCAAAGAGATGGCCCAGCGGGGCGCCGGCGAAATCTTGCTGACCAGCATGGACCGCGACGGCACCAAGTCGGGTTTTGACCTGGCCCTGACCCGCGCCGTCAGCGACGCCGTGAGCGTGCCGGTGATCGCTTCGGGCGGCGTGGGCAATCTGGACCACCTGGCCGAAGGGGTGCAGCAAGGTGGTGCCGATGCCGTGCTGGCCGCTAGCATCTTTCATTACGGCGAGTACACCGTAGGACAGGCCAAGCAGCGCATGGCCGAGCGGGGTATTCCTGTTCGGTTGTAATACACATTTTTGCTATAAAATTTATAGCTTCTTGCGCTTGTTTTATGAGCTCTAGCGGCTCAAATGGCTTAAATTTTTGGTCTGCAGCCAAGTGGCACGATTCAAATCACCGACAATCCGCCCATGAACTGGCTCAATGAAGTGAAATGGGACGCGCAGGGCCTGGTGCCCGTGATTGCGCAAGAGCAGGGCACGGGCGACGTGCTGATGTTTGCCTGGATGAACCGCGAGGCTTTGGACAAAACCGCTGAGCTGGGCCGGGCCGTGTACTTCAGCCGCTCGCGCAAAAAGCTGTGGTTCAAGGGTGAAGAGTCTGGCCACGTGCAAACGGTGCATGAGATTCGTCTCGACTGCGACAACGACGTGGTGCTGCTCAAAGTCACCCAGCAGGGGCACGAACCTGGCATTGCCTGCCACACAGGCCGCCACAGCTGCTTCTTCAGCGTGCTCAAGGATGGGGCCTGGAAACCGGTCGATCCGGTCTTGAAAGATCCCGAATCCATCTACAAATAAGCCCATGAGTTCCAACGAATCCCCAGCCTTGTCTTCGCAAGACGCCCTGGCGCGCCTGGCCGCCGTGATCGAAAGCCGCAAGCCCGCCCACGGTGGCGACCCGGAAAAGAGCTACGTCTCGCGTCTGCTGCACAAGGGGCCGGATGCGTTCCTCAAGAAAATTGGCGAAGAAGCCACCGAAGTGGTGATGGCCGCTAAGGACGTGGACCATGGCGCTGACAAGTCCAAGATCGTTTACGAAGTGGCCGACCTCTGGTTTCACTCCATGATCGCACTGGCCCACTACGGCCTGGCCCCGGCCGATGTAATCACCGAGCTGGTCCGCCGTGAAGGCACCAGCGGCATCGAGGAAAAAGCCCTGCGCAAAGTGGCGGCAAGGGCTGCTGACGAGAAAGGTTGACCCCATGGCCGATGACTACACCGACGTACAGCCCCATGACCAGAAGGCCGAAGATCTCAAAGCCATTGGCTGGGTCAGCTACCTGTTGCACCTGATTGTGGCGGTGGGGGCGGTGATGCCAGGGGCGCAGCCTGGCGCTGTGCTGCTGTTGGTGGCGTTGGTGATCGATCTGGTCAAGAAGAGCGATGCCGAGGGCACATGGCAAGCCAGTCATTTTTCGTGGCGCATTCGCACGGTGATCTGGGCGGGGGTGTTGTATCTGCTGACGGCCCCCTTGTGGGCATTGTTCATTTTCCCTGGCTGGATTGCCTGGGGGTTGATTTCGCTGTGGTTTCTGTACCGCATTGTGCGCGGCATGGTGGCCATGAACAAGAGCCAGGCCCTGGATGCCTGAGGGCGCCAAACCCTTGGTGCGGCTGAACCTTGCCTTGCAAGGTGGCGGCTCGCACGGCGCATTGACTTGGGGTGTGCTGGACGCACTGCTCGAAGATGGCCATTGGGTACTCGATGGGATCAGCGGCACCAGCGCCGGTGCCATGAATGCCGTGGCCGTGGCCCATGGGTTTGCGCAGGCAGCCCACCAGCACAAGGACCCTGTAGAGGCGCATGCCGCCGGTTGCACCCTGGCGCGCGAGACTTTGATGCGCCTTTGGGAGGGCGTAGGCACCCTGGGCAGCCTGATGTGGGGCGCGCCCCTGGCAGCGGCCAACCCCTTGCTGGGCATGATGACGCAATGGCTGTCGCCATACCAAACCAATCCATTGGACATCAATCCCCTGCGGCGGCTGCTGGAGCGCGAGGTGGACTTTGACCTGTTGTGCAAAGCACGGGGTGCTGCAGCCCAGCACAGCCCCAAGGTGTTTGTGTGCGCCACCAATGTGCGTACCGGGCGCGGCGAGATCTTCTCTGGCCCCCGGCTCAGTGCCGATGCGGTCATGGCTTCGGCCTGTCTGCCCTTGCTTTTCAAGGCGGTGGAGATCGATGGCGAGCACTATTGGGACGGTGGCTACTCGGGCAACCCGGCATTGCATCCGTTGATCTACCAGACCGAGACTTCGGACATCCTGCTGGTGCAGATCAACCCCATTGAGCACCGTGGGCTTCCCGATACGGCGCCTGAAATCATGGAGCGCATGAACGAAGTCACTTTCAATGCCAGCCTGCTGGCCGAGCTGCGCGCCATCGAGTTTGTGCGCCGCCTGCTGGCCGAGGGCAAGTTGGACGCCCGCCGCTACAAGAGCGTGCGCATGCACCGGATTGACGGTGGCGCTGTGCTGGCACCCTTCGGGGCTGATAGCAAAACCCGCGCGGACCTGCCCTTTGTGCGCAAGCTGTTTGCTCTGGGGCGCGAGCAGGGGCAGCAGTGGCTGGCTGAACATCGCCAGTCCGTGGGCCTGCGCCCGACCATTCAGATCGCAGACAATGCCTGACGGCGCTGCACATCCCGCCGCGAAGCAGCGCCTTGCGCAGGCACTGCCCCCCTTTTTTCACCGCCCACCATGCACGATCCCAATTGCCTTTTTTGCAAAATCATTGCAGGCCAGATTCCCTCTCGCAAGGTCTATGAAGACGAAGAAATCTTCGCCTTTCATGACATCCACCCCTGGGCGCCGGTGCACTTTCTGATGGTGCCCAAGGCGCATATCCCTTCGATGGCGCAGGTTACCGCCGAGCACGCAGGCCTGCTGGGGCGCATGATGGCGCTGGCCCCCCAGTTGGCCTTGGAGCAGGGCTGCAACCCTTATCCAGAAGGCGGTTTTCGCATCGTCACCAACACGGGGCTTGAAGGGGGGCAGGAAATCCACCATCTGCACATCCATGTGATGGGTGGTCCGCGCCCTTGGCTCAAAGGCTGAAGTGTTTTGGCGCGACCCCTTCACGCTAGGGCAACATCGCGCGTCTAAAATGATTGCAATTCGTTAGGAGAAATTCCATGGGTTCCTTTTCCATCTGGCACTGGTTGATCGTGCTGCTGATCGTCGTCATGGTCTTCGGCACCAAGAAACTCAAGAACATGGGCTCCGATCTGGGCGGTGCCGTCAAGGGCTTCAAGGACGGCATGAAGGACGGTTCGAGCGATAGTTCCGCTGCGTCTGCAGCGCCTGCTCCAGGCCAGGTGGCCAACAGCCAGGCCGCCGACAAGACCACCATCGACGTAGAAGCCAAGCAAAAGAGCTGATCGCCTGAGCGAACGCTGACTCCATGATCGATATTGGCCTGTCCAAAATGGCGCTGATCGGCGCGGTGGCGTTGATCGTCATCGGCCCCGAAAAGCTGCCCCGTGTCGCCCGCACTGTGGGCACTTTGCTGGGCAAGGCGCAGCGCTATGTGGCCGATGTGAAGTCGGAGGTCAATCGCTCTATGGAGCTTGATGAGCTGCGCAAGATGAAGGACACGGTGGAGGGCGCTGCGCGCGACGTGCAGCAATCCATCCAGACCAGCGCCAGCGAGTTCGAGAAGGACTGGGCGCAAGCCACCAGCCTGGCGGGCGAGGGGTATGACACGGCTTCTGCTGTGGTGCCGGCCTACAAGCACCCGGGAAAGAACTGGCGCGTCAAAAAAGGAGCCACACCGCAGTGGTACAAAGCCCGCAGTGGTGTGCGCACCAAAGCCTTGTCGGGTGCCGCACGCGTGGCGCGCTACCGTCCCAAAAAGATCCATTGACGCTGCGCAGCTGCGCGCGTTTCGGGCTGCTTTGACGCCCCAGAAAACCCAATATGTCAAACACCCCATCCCAAGATGACGAGCTTGCTGGCACAGAACAGCCCTTTGTGCAGCACCTCATGGAGCTGCGCGATCGCTTGGTCAAAGCCATGATTGCGATTGCCGTGGCCGCGGCTTTCCTGTTCTTCTTCCCGGGCCCCGGGCCGCTGTATGACTTCCTGGCGGCGCCTTTGGTGGCGCATTTGCCCAAGGGGGCTACGCTGATTGCCACTTCGGTGATCTCCCCCTTCATGGTGCCGCTCAAGATTTTGCTGATGGCGGCTTTCCTGCTCGCCTTGCCTTTTGTGCTGTGGCAGGTGTGGGCGTTTGTGGCGCCGGGCCTGTATTCGCACGAGAAGAAGCTGGTGCTGCCACTGGTGGTCTCCAGCACGCTCCTGTTCTTCATCGGCGTCGCGTTTTGCTACTTCTTCGTGTTTGGGCAGGTGTTTGCATTCATCCAGAGCTTTGCGCCCAAAAGCATCACGGCCGCACCAGACATTGAGGCTTATCTGAGCTTTGTGCTGTCGATGTTTCTGGCTTTTGGCCTGGCGTTTGAGGTGCCCATTGCCGTGGTGGTACTGGCCCGCATGGGTGTGGTGAGTGTGGAAAAGCTCAAGAGCTTTCGCGGTTACTTCGTCGTGGGGGCGTTCGTCGTTGCGGCGGTGGTTACACCACCCGATGTGGTGTCGCAGCTGGCACTGGCGGTGCCCATGTGCATTCTTTACGAGGTCGGCATCTGGGCCGCCCAGGTGTTTCTCAAGCACACCAAGGCGCCTGAGAGCGCGGACGATCAGGCGGCATCCTCTTCTTCGTCCTCCTGAGCAGCGTACGAAACCCACGCCCCACTTTGCAGCGTGGGGTGACCAGGGGGGCGGCACTTGCCCCCTTGGCATTTTTCTTGAAGTGATTCAGATATAAAAATAGCTGCTGGCGCTTTATCTGTAAGCGCTAGCAGCTATTTATTTGATAGCGATAGCGATAGCGATAGCGATAGCGATAGCCATCGCTACTGTGCCGGGCTTAGCGCCGCACGTTGCGCTGTGGACGGGGGCGCACCCCGGGGTTGATGCTCAGCTCCAGCTTTCGGTCGGTGCGCTGCACCTGGAAGGTGGAGGCGGTGCCTGGCTTGAGTGCAGCCACCGCCGTCAGCAGTTCAGAGACATTGCCCACGGGCTTGTCGTCCACTTTCACGATCACATCGCCAGGGCGCATGCCAGCTTGCGCGGCCGGGCCGTCTTGCAGCACGCCGGTGATGATCACGCCCTCGGTGGCTTTCACGCCAAAGGTCTCGGCCAGCTCGGGCGAGAGTTCGTTGGGCTCCACGCCAATCCAGCCTCGGGTCACTTGTCCGTCTTTCACGATGCCGTCCAGCACCAGCCGCGCAGTGGACACGGGAATGGCAAACCCGATGCCCATGCTGCCACCGGAGCGGGAATAGATGGCGGTGTTGATGCCCAGCAGGTTGCCGTTCACGTCCACCAGCGCGCCGCCCGAGTTGCCGGGATTGATGGCGGCATCGGTCTGGATGAAATTCTCAAAGGTGTTGATGCCCAACTGGCTGCGGCCCAAGGCGCTGACGATGCCGCTGGTCACGGTTTGCCCCACGCCAAAGGGGTTGCCAATGGCCAGCACCTGGTCGCCCACGGCCAGCCCATCTGAGTTGCCCAGGGTGATCACGGGCAGCTTGTCGAGTTCGATCTTCAGGATCGCGAGGTCGGTGTCGGGGTCGGTGCCGATCACGCTGGCGCGCGAGCGGCGGCTGTCTGTGAGGGTCACTTCAATTTCATCGGCGCCCTCGACCACATGGTTGTTGGTCAGGATGTAGCCCTCGGGGCTGATGATGACGCCGCTGCCCAGGCCTGTTTGCGCCTGTTGCTGGCCCTGATCGCCAAAGAAAAACTGGAACCAGGGGTCGTTGCTGCGGGGGTGGCGCACGGCCTTGCTGGTGTTGATGCTCACCACGGCCGGTGAGGCCTTGCGTGCAGCACCGCTGAAGCTGCCTGGGGCGGGCTGGCCAGCGGAGGCTGAGGGGGCCTCCAGCAGCGCAATGCCCGCGCCAGATCGCTTGGCGCCTTGGCGTATCCAGTCGGGTTGGAGGGTGGCAACAACAAAGTAGGCCGCAGCAAAAACTGTCACGGCCTGAGAAAACAGCAGCCAGATGCGTTTCATGGTCTTGGAGGTGAGTGGCAAAAATGCGCGGGCAGAAAAAGTGCCAGGGGGACGATGCCGTCCCTGCGCAGTCGCCATTGTCTGTCAACCCAGTCCGCCAAGCCTGGGTGCCCCTGCAGCTGGGGCCAGCGCCGCGCGACAATACGGGGCATGAGCATATCCAGGCAACAACTCTTGCAGGCGTTTGACGGCCTGCTGCAACCCGAGCGCTTCAAGGACTACGGCCCCAACGGCCTGCAGGTCGAAGGGCGGGCCGAGATCTCGCATGTGGTCAGCGGCGTGACGGCCAGCCTGGCGCTGATCGACGCCGCCATTGAAGCCCGTGCTGACGCCATTTTTGTGCACCATGGCCTGTTCTGGCGGGGGCAGGATGGGCGGGTGACCGGTTGGATGAAGCAGCGCCTGCAGCGGCTGCTGGCGCACGATATCAATCTGTTTGCCTACCACCTGCCGCTCGACGCACACCCCCTGTGGGGCAACAACGCCCAGCTGGGGCGGTTGCTGGGGTGGACGAGCGAATCGCAATTTGGTGAGCAAGCGCTGGGCTGTCTGGCCAGCGCCAGTTACCCCAGTGCCCAGGCTGTGGCCGACCATGTGGCGCAGGCGTTGGGGCGCTCCGTCACGCTGGTGGCGCCCGGTGGTGCCATGGGGGCGCAGCGTCCCGTCGCCAAGGTGGCGTGGTGCACGGGCGGTGCGCAGAGCTACTTCGAGGCGGCCATTGCTGCGGGGGCAGACGTTTTTGTGACGGGTGAAATTTCAGAGCCGCAGGCGCACTTGGCCCGCGAGACCGGGGTGGCGTTTGTGGCCGCAGGCCACCATGCCACCGAGCGCTATGGCGCCCCAGCCCTGGCCGCTGAAGTGGCGCGAAGCCTGGGCCTCGCGCACCAGTTCATCGAGATTGACAACCCCGCTTGAGAGCGGCTAACACTACCCCCCTGGCGTCGCGTCGTTGTCCCGTCTTGTCATACTGCCTGCGACGGAACGCCTAGCCAGGGCCGCTTCGCTGGGTTGTGTGAGCCGCTCCAAATGTTTGCTATATAAATAATAGCTGCTAGCGCTTATTGGATAGGCGCTGGAGCTTGATTTTGATAAGGATCTGCATGAAGCCCATCGCCATCACCCAAGGAGACCCGGCAGGCATCGGCCCTGAGATCGTGGCCAAGGCCTTTCGTGACGCGCCTGACCTGCTGCGGGGCTGTTTTGTGGTGGGCGACGTCGCCACCTTGCGCCGGGCTGCTGCGTGCATTGCACGCCCCGGCATCCCCAGCGTGCCTGTAGCGGTGTTGGACGGCATTCACGATGCCTGGGATGCACCGACGCGTTGCGTGCCTGTCTTGCCACTGTCAGGGTTGGCCAGCGCGGTACCTTGGGGGCGCATCAGTGCCGAGGCGGGGCGCGCTGCGGCCGATTGTGTGGAATGGGCGGCCCGCGCGGCACTGCGTGGGGATGTGGCTGGGTTGGTCACCGCGCCGCTGCACAAAGAGGCCTTGTCGGCTGCAGGCCTGGCGTACCCCGGCCACACCGAACTGCTGCAGGCCGAAGCCGCAGCCCACCGGGGCGTGGCCCTGGCGGACATGCCGGTGCGCATGATGTTGGCCAGTGACGAACTGCGCACGGTGCTGGTCAGCATCCATGTCTCATTGCGTGACGCGATTGCTGCGGTGACTTATGACAACGTGGTGCAGACCGTGCAGATCGCGCACCACGCGCTGCAGCGCACCTTGGGGCGCAGCCCTCGGATCGCGGTGGCGGGTCTCAATCCGCATGCGGGGGAGGGCGGTTTGTTTGGCCGAGAGGAGTGCGACACCATTGCCCCGGCGGTGGCCTGGCTGCAGGCTCAGGGTTTGGATGTGCAGGGCCCCCTGCCGCCAGACACGGTGTTCATGCGCGCCCGTAACGCGCCAGGGCATCCGGGTGCGTTTGATGTGGTGGTGGCGATGTACCACGACCAGGGCTTGATTCCCGTCAAGTACCTGGGCGTGGACAAGGGCGTGAACGTGACCTTGGGCTTGCCGCTGGTGCGCACTAGCCCGGACCACGGCACAGCCTTCGACATTGCGGGCCAGGGCGTGGCCGATGCGTCCAGCCTCATCGAGGCGGTTCGCATGGCGCGGCAGTTGGCTTGACTGCAAGGACAGCCCCGGCCCGGGTGCTTGGCGCAACGTAAAACGCCCTGCTGGGCAGGGCGTTGGCGGCAGAGTCTGAGGCGCAAAAAACGCGAGCCTTGGCTGGCTCAGCGCTGCTTGAGGCTGTCGCGAATTTCGCGCAGCAGCACGATGTCCTCTGGCTCGGGGGCTGGGGCTGCAGGTGCTGCTGCGGGGGCTTCGCGCTTGAGTCGGTTGATTTGTTTGATCATCATGAAAATGATGAAGGCCAGAATAATGAAATTCACCGCCACGGTCAGAAAATTTCCATAAGCAAACACAGGAACGCCCGCTTTGCGAAGCGCGTCCAGTGTCAGTGCCGTGCCGGCGGGCACATTACCCAGTACGAGGAACAAATTGGAAAAATCCAGTTTGCCAAATACCAGCCCCACCAACGGCATGATGAGATCGGCCACCACCGAATCCACGATTTTCCCGAAGGCTCCCCCAATGATCACGCCCACGGCGAGATCGACCACATTACCCTTGATTGCGAATTCTTTGAACTCTTTGATGATGGTCATGTTTCTTCCATTTTTATAAATTGGTTGACGAACGTACCCAGAGGCGGATTGAACCCCGCATTATCTAGGTGGCAGGGGCGCAGTATTACCCAGCGCATGGGGTTGTCAAGGCTGATTTCAAGAGGTTAGCCTGTTGTTACGAGTTTTCACTCCGCTACAATCCGCCGCTGACCCCAACATAGCGATGTATACCGAGGATCCCCATGAGTGACACACCAGTCGACACCAGTAAGCGGACGTGGCTGATTGCGTCCGGATGCGCTGGTGCTGCGGGCGGAGTGGCTGTAGCCGTGCCCTTCGTCAGCAGTTTTCAGCCTTCGGAAAGAGCCAAAGCAGCTGGCGCAGCTGTAGAGGTGGACATTTCAGCCCTGCAGCCGGGTGAAAAGTTGACCGTAGAGTGGCGCGGCAAGCCCGTGTGGATTCTCAAGCGCACCCCTGAACAGGTCGCCTCGTTGGCCAAGACCGAGCCTCAGGTGGCCGATCCCAAGTCAGACCGCAAGACGTACCCCACCCCCGAGTACGCCAAAAACCAACACCGCTCCATCAAGCCCGAGATCTTCGTCGGGGTCGGCATCTGCACCCACCTGGGTTGCTCGCCGGGTGACAAGTTTCAAACCGGCCCACAGCCTTCGCTGCCAGACGACTGGAATGGCGGCTTTCTGTGTGCTTGCCACGGCTCGACGTTTGACGTGGCCGGCCGCGTGTTCAAGAACAAGCCAGCGCCTGACAACCTGGAAATTCCGCCACACATGTTCCTGTCCGATTCGCGCCTGCTGATCGGTGAAGACAAGAAGGCTTGAGGTAGCACAACATGGCTGAATTCAAGGAAATTTCCCCTAACGCATCGGCCACGGCCAAGGTGACGAACTGGTTTGAGAACCGGTTTCCCACGGCGTTTGATGCGTACCGCGTGCACATGTCGGAGTACTACGCTCCGAAGAACTTCAACTTCTGGTACATCTTTGGTTCGCTGGCATTGCTGGTGCTGGTCATCCAGATCGTCACTGGTATCTTCCTGGTGATGCACTACAAGCCTGATGCCAATCTGGCTTTCGCATCGGTGGAATACATCATGCGCGACGTGCCTTGGGGCTGGCTGATTCGCTACATGCACTCCACTGGCGCTTCGGCCTTCTTTGTCGTGGTGTATCTGCACATGTTCCGTGGCCTGCTCTACGGCTCGTACCGCAAGCCACGTGAATTGGTCTGGATCTTTGGCTGCGCCATCTTCCTGTGCCTGATGGCCGAGGCCTTCATGGGCTACCTGCTGCCTTGGGGCCAGATGTCGTACTGGGGCGCTCAGGTGATCGTGAACCTGTTTGCTGCCATTCCGTTCATTGGCCCCGATCTGGCCTTGCTCATCCGTGGTGATTTTGTGGTGGGCGATGCGACCCTGAACCGCTTCTTCAGCTTCCACGTGATTGCGGTGCCTTTGGTGCTGCTGGGCTTGGTGGTGGCGCACTTGTTGGCGCTGCACGATGTGGGCTCCAACAACCCCGACGGCGTCGAAATCAAGGGCCCCAATGCGCCCCGCGATGCCAAGGGCAAGCCCCTGGACGGCGTGCCGTTCCACCCTTACTACACCGTTCACGATATCTTTGGTGTTGCGGTCTTCTTGCTGGTGTTCTCGGCGGTGATCTTCTTCGCCCCTGAGTTCGGTGGCTACTTCCTGGAGTACAACAACTTCATCCCGGCCGACCCTTTGGTAACGCCGCTGCACATTGCACCAGTCTGGTACTTCACGCCGTTCTACTCGATGCTGCGTGCCATCACCAGCGAGATGATGTACGCCCTGATCGCCTGCGTGGCCCTGGGTGCGCTTTTTGGTGCAGTGAAGGCTCAATTGCCTGGCATCTTCAAGGCCGCGATTGCAGGTGCTGGTGCGGTGGTCATCCTGCTCATGTTGGCCATTGATGCCAAGTTCTGGGGTGTGGTGGTCATGGGCGGTGCTGTGATCATTCTGTTCTTCTTGCCATGGCTGGATTACAGCCCAGTGAAGTCCATTCGCTACCGTCCCGATTGGCACAAGTATTTCTACGGTGTCTTTGTGATCAACTTCCTGATCCTGGGTTACTTGGGCGTACAGCCTCCGTCTCCTGTGGGTGAGCGGGTTTCTCAAGTGGGCACGCTGTTCTACTTCGGCTTCTTCATGTTGATGCCCTGGTGGAGTCGCATTGGCAAGACCAAGCCCGTGCCCGATCGCGTTACCTACGTTGCGCACTGAGAGCAGGAGCAAATAACAATGAAGAAACTCATTCTCACGATGGTGGCAGCGCTGGGTCTGGTGGCAGGCTCTGCCATGGCTTCCGGTGGCGGGGTTGCGCTGGACAAGGCGCCAGCCAAGACCAACGACCTGGCATCTCTGCAAAATGGTGCCAAGCTGTTCGTCAATTACTGCCTGAATTGCCACTCTGCGGCGTACATGCGCTTCAATCGTCTGAAGGACATTGGCCTTTCAGATCAGCAGGTGAAGGACAATCTGTTGTTCACCACCGACAAGGTGGGTGAGACAATGAAGTCCGCGATTGATCCAAAACAAGCCAAGGCTTGGTTTGGCGCCAATCCTCCTGACCTCACCGTGATTGCGCGTTCGCGTGCCAGCTCGGCGGGGTCTGGTGCAGATTACCTCTACACCTACTTGCGTACCTATTACCGAGACGACGCCAAGCTGACCGGCTGGAACAACCTGGTGTTTCCCAATGTTGGCATGCCCCATGCCTTGTGGGAGTTGCAGGGCGAGCGTCGTCCCGTGTTTGAAGAGCAAGAGAGTCACGGCAAAAAGACCCATGTTTTCAAGGGTTGGGAGCAAGTGACTCCGGGCAAGCTGACTCCGGTTCAGTACGACGAGGCGGTGGGTGATCTGGTGAACTACATGCAGTGGATGGCCGAGCCTGCGCAAAATACGCGCATCCGTGTCGGGGTCTGGGTTCTGATTTTCCTGGGCCTCTTCACCATCATTGCATGGCGGCTGAACGCGTCTTTCTGGAAAGACGTCAAATAATTCGCTGATCTTCCGGCGACACCCGCGTGCGGGTTCGCCGGAATTTTTTACAGAGTGGGCGCTTTGGTGCGTCCCACTCTTTTGATTTTTAGGAGCCTCCCACCATGATGGTGCTTTACTCGGGAACCACTTGCCCTTTTTCCCACCGTTGCCGCTTTGTCTTGTTTGAAAAAGGCATGGATTTCGAAATCCGCGATGTAGACCTGTACAACAAGCCAGAAGACATCAGCGTGATGAACCCCTATGGGCAAGTGCCTATTTTGGTGGAGCGCGACCTGATTCTGTATGAGTCGAACATCATCAATGAGTACATCGATGAGCGCTTTCCGCATCCGCAACTGATGCCTGGTGACCCGGTCGATCGCGCCCGTGTCCGCCTGTTCTTGCTGAACTTTGAAAAAGAGCTGTTCGTGCATGTGAACACGCTGGAATCGCGTGCCACCAAGGGCAACGAAAAGGCGTTGGAAAAGGCGCGTGCTCATATCCGTGACCGACTGACCCAACTGGCGCCTGTGTTCCTCAAGAACAAGTACATGCTGGGCGATAACTTCTCGATGCTGGATGTCGCTATTGCGCCTTTGCTCTGGCGCCTGGATTACTACGGCATTGAGCTGAGCAAAAATGCTGCCCCGTTGCTCAAGTATGCGGAGCGTATCTTCTCTCGCCCTGCCTACATTGAAGCGCTGACACCTTCTGAAAAGGTCATGCGCAAGTAAGCGCGGCAGTCCCTTCTTTTCACCGACCGAACCGTTTCATTGCCCATGAATGCTCAGGAATCGACTTCTACGCGCCCTTACCTGATTCGTGCCTTGTACGAGTGGTGTACCGACAATGGGTTGACCCCTTACGTGGCGGTGCGCGTGGACGAGTCGGTGCAGGTGCCGCGGGAGTTTGTGCACGAGGGTGAGATCGTGCTGAACATCAGCTACGACGCGACCAGCGCCTTGCAGCTGGGCAATGATTTCATTGAGTTCAAGGCCCGCTTTGGTGGCAAGCCGCGTGACATCCTTGTGCCGGTTGGGCGCGTCATTGCCATTTACGCGCGTGAAAATGGGCAAGGCATGGCATTTCCAGCGCCGGTAGATGGTTTGGTTGCGCCTTCTTCGCCTGTGTCACTCGCGCCAGCGTCGAGCACACTGGTGTTGGAGGAGGCGCCCGCGGCGGCGGCAGATGAGCGTGTTGTTCAACTGGTGCCCGCGGCCGATGCCGAATCCGGTGCGGGGGATGCCCCTCGCCCAACGCCCGGTCCTGCAGGCGGTCGCCCTTCGCTAAAACGCGTGAAATAGCGGTTTTTGTTTTTAGGCCTGTTTTTCGATATAGAATGCGGGCTTCGCCGGTTTAGCTCAGTTGGTAGAGCACCCGCC
This Acidovorax sp. 106 DNA region includes the following protein-coding sequences:
- the pdxA gene encoding 4-hydroxythreonine-4-phosphate dehydrogenase PdxA, with amino-acid sequence MKPIAITQGDPAGIGPEIVAKAFRDAPDLLRGCFVVGDVATLRRAAACIARPGIPSVPVAVLDGIHDAWDAPTRCVPVLPLSGLASAVPWGRISAEAGRAAADCVEWAARAALRGDVAGLVTAPLHKEALSAAGLAYPGHTELLQAEAAAHRGVALADMPVRMMLASDELRTVLVSIHVSLRDAIAAVTYDNVVQTVQIAHHALQRTLGRSPRIAVAGLNPHAGEGGLFGREECDTIAPAVAWLQAQGLDVQGPLPPDTVFMRARNAPGHPGAFDVVVAMYHDQGLIPVKYLGVDKGVNVTLGLPLVRTSPDHGTAFDIAGQGVADASSLIEAVRMARQLA
- the petA gene encoding ubiquinol-cytochrome c reductase iron-sulfur subunit yields the protein MSDTPVDTSKRTWLIASGCAGAAGGVAVAVPFVSSFQPSERAKAAGAAVEVDISALQPGEKLTVEWRGKPVWILKRTPEQVASLAKTEPQVADPKSDRKTYPTPEYAKNQHRSIKPEIFVGVGICTHLGCSPGDKFQTGPQPSLPDDWNGGFLCACHGSTFDVAGRVFKNKPAPDNLEIPPHMFLSDSRLLIGEDKKA
- the mscL gene encoding large conductance mechanosensitive channel protein MscL gives rise to the protein MTIIKEFKEFAIKGNVVDLAVGVIIGGAFGKIVDSVVADLIMPLVGLVFGKLDFSNLFLVLGNVPAGTALTLDALRKAGVPVFAYGNFLTVAVNFIILAFIIFMMIKQINRLKREAPAAAPAAPAPEPEDIVLLREIRDSLKQR
- a CDS encoding ClpXP protease specificity-enhancing factor, with amino-acid sequence MNAQESTSTRPYLIRALYEWCTDNGLTPYVAVRVDESVQVPREFVHEGEIVLNISYDATSALQLGNDFIEFKARFGGKPRDILVPVGRVIAIYARENGQGMAFPAPVDGLVAPSSPVSLAPASSTLVLEEAPAAAADERVVQLVPAADAESGAGDAPRPTPGPAGGRPSLKRVK
- a CDS encoding glutathione S-transferase N-terminal domain-containing protein, which gives rise to MMVLYSGTTCPFSHRCRFVLFEKGMDFEIRDVDLYNKPEDISVMNPYGQVPILVERDLILYESNIINEYIDERFPHPQLMPGDPVDRARVRLFLLNFEKELFVHVNTLESRATKGNEKALEKARAHIRDRLTQLAPVFLKNKYMLGDNFSMLDVAIAPLLWRLDYYGIELSKNAAPLLKYAERIFSRPAYIEALTPSEKVMRK
- a CDS encoding cytochrome c1, whose protein sequence is MKKLILTMVAALGLVAGSAMASGGGVALDKAPAKTNDLASLQNGAKLFVNYCLNCHSAAYMRFNRLKDIGLSDQQVKDNLLFTTDKVGETMKSAIDPKQAKAWFGANPPDLTVIARSRASSAGSGADYLYTYLRTYYRDDAKLTGWNNLVFPNVGMPHALWELQGERRPVFEEQESHGKKTHVFKGWEQVTPGKLTPVQYDEAVGDLVNYMQWMAEPAQNTRIRVGVWVLIFLGLFTIIAWRLNASFWKDVK
- a CDS encoding Nif3-like dinuclear metal center hexameric protein, whose translation is MSISRQQLLQAFDGLLQPERFKDYGPNGLQVEGRAEISHVVSGVTASLALIDAAIEARADAIFVHHGLFWRGQDGRVTGWMKQRLQRLLAHDINLFAYHLPLDAHPLWGNNAQLGRLLGWTSESQFGEQALGCLASASYPSAQAVADHVAQALGRSVTLVAPGGAMGAQRPVAKVAWCTGGAQSYFEAAIAAGADVFVTGEISEPQAHLARETGVAFVAAGHHATERYGAPALAAEVARSLGLAHQFIEIDNPA
- a CDS encoding cytochrome bc complex cytochrome b subunit encodes the protein MAEFKEISPNASATAKVTNWFENRFPTAFDAYRVHMSEYYAPKNFNFWYIFGSLALLVLVIQIVTGIFLVMHYKPDANLAFASVEYIMRDVPWGWLIRYMHSTGASAFFVVVYLHMFRGLLYGSYRKPRELVWIFGCAIFLCLMAEAFMGYLLPWGQMSYWGAQVIVNLFAAIPFIGPDLALLIRGDFVVGDATLNRFFSFHVIAVPLVLLGLVVAHLLALHDVGSNNPDGVEIKGPNAPRDAKGKPLDGVPFHPYYTVHDIFGVAVFLLVFSAVIFFAPEFGGYFLEYNNFIPADPLVTPLHIAPVWYFTPFYSMLRAITSEMMYALIACVALGALFGAVKAQLPGIFKAAIAGAGAVVILLMLAIDAKFWGVVVMGGAVIILFFLPWLDYSPVKSIRYRPDWHKYFYGVFVINFLILGYLGVQPPSPVGERVSQVGTLFYFGFFMLMPWWSRIGKTKPVPDRVTYVAH